One genomic window of Chrysiogenes arsenatis DSM 11915 includes the following:
- a CDS encoding sensor histidine kinase: protein MSAFPYGTIDSPAMLQQKIEELLATNAELVLKNEELENIIAIASHDLRSPLVNIHRFSQRQEKLMGFLLNRLACSDVPDAVRADLASMLHEEIPTAHTFIQSSTRKMDSLINGLLRISRAGRTQLQKQTIDVNEMVQQIINAMTIQLEAAAARITVDPLPTCYGDIGQINQVFTNLLDNAMKYRSPERPLVITLSGSVTENGALYVVADNGIGIAKEHHAKIWLPFHQLNPRHAQGGDGIGLSLVRRILDRHRSRIWVESRENAGSRFFVEIQQTPQGGI from the coding sequence ATGAGCGCATTTCCGTACGGCACCATCGACTCGCCTGCGATGTTGCAACAAAAAATAGAAGAATTGCTCGCGACCAATGCCGAATTGGTGCTGAAGAATGAAGAACTAGAAAATATCATTGCCATTGCTTCGCACGATTTACGTTCTCCGCTGGTCAATATTCATAGGTTTAGCCAGCGACAGGAGAAATTGATGGGGTTTCTGCTGAATCGCCTTGCGTGTTCCGATGTGCCGGATGCGGTACGTGCCGACCTTGCATCGATGTTGCATGAAGAGATCCCGACAGCGCATACGTTTATACAATCAAGCACGCGAAAAATGGATTCATTGATCAATGGATTGCTGCGTATATCGCGCGCTGGTCGTACGCAACTTCAAAAACAGACGATAGATGTGAACGAGATGGTTCAACAAATTATCAATGCCATGACCATTCAACTGGAAGCAGCGGCGGCTCGCATCACGGTTGATCCGTTACCAACGTGTTATGGCGATATCGGTCAAATCAATCAGGTATTTACGAACTTACTCGATAACGCCATGAAGTATCGTTCGCCAGAACGTCCACTGGTGATTACGCTCTCGGGATCGGTGACCGAAAATGGTGCACTGTATGTCGTTGCTGACAATGGGATAGGTATTGCCAAGGAACATCACGCGAAAATTTGGCTCCCTTTTCACCAACTCAACCCTCGCCATGCTCAAGGGGGGGATGGAATCGGTTTGTCGCTCGTGCGTCGCATCCTCGACCGTCATCGCAGCCGTATCTGGGTCGAATCTAGGGAAAATGCCGGGAGCCGCTTTTTTGTCGAAATTCAACAAACACCGCAGGGGGGGATATGA
- a CDS encoding hybrid sensor histidine kinase/response regulator, which translates to MSGTILVIEDDLGMATLEAEAMMSIGLTPCILTDGRSALEWLQRHGVESALLMLLDHSLPDMTGIHFIDSLKEQHIAFPPFIVITGAGDEQVAVDMMKRGAYDYLVKNTDFLHRLPHVVNHVLHEVGMSRRLSVTEQELADQLRCYHSILSTTLDGFAILDQNGIFLDVNQAYCDMTGYTREELLGESLAIVKHPSLKPEQIRERMQSIIDAGRMRFEAVDVTKDGRTITVEISATYEPQLGVIAFVRDVTDRMRVEAALIAARENAEAANKAKSDFLANMSHEIRTPMNAILGMSELALREAPQGVYREKLGKIYRSGLLLLGILNDILDFSKIEAGMLKIDPYAFHFCALIDNLKSLYEHTIKEKGLHFTIDIGESLDQAFIGDEQRLRQVLTNLIGNALKFTHYGEVRVSVHEVRRDQTTVWLQIAISDTGIGISEEQRARLFTAFSQADTSTTRDYGGTGLGLIISQRLVWAMEGTDITIVSTPNVGSTFSFVLPLRVCAETFSPLPPVSSPVVIDFPTSKLSGHVLLVEDNQINQEVASEQLRLLGVTFSIANNGLEAVAMVEREHFDAILMDIQMPVMDGYEATRNIRLGHPKIPIIALTAAAMIEDRRKALRVGMSAHLSKPIHFGELYALLAQWLPQSEAKKAINSTTPPLSFTCQNTEFAKLNVDRAIARLGGNTQLHRNLLADFNRMLQGTFVPQMHQFLVYGAELTGAQRNDLHTFAHTLKGAAANLSLDTLAELAARVDAMANSQQAIDACLLDALYQGMKQIHQDIDLWLISGDQRVKNEIDERAVDVEYVTCVLQKICAQALQGEWISAEEWEPLASALPNHLRLQNWPAIECALRNFRYQDAATLIDKLLGDLSSGGDT; encoded by the coding sequence ATGAGCGGCACTATTCTGGTTATTGAAGACGACTTGGGGATGGCCACGCTTGAAGCGGAGGCTATGATGTCCATAGGGCTCACCCCATGTATATTGACTGATGGTCGTAGCGCTTTGGAATGGTTACAGCGTCACGGCGTCGAGAGCGCATTGCTCATGCTGCTCGACCATTCATTACCAGATATGACGGGTATTCATTTTATCGATTCCCTGAAGGAACAGCATATAGCCTTCCCTCCATTTATTGTCATCACGGGCGCTGGCGATGAACAGGTAGCAGTGGATATGATGAAGCGTGGTGCGTATGATTATCTTGTTAAAAATACCGATTTCTTGCATCGTTTGCCGCATGTCGTCAACCATGTTTTGCATGAAGTTGGAATGAGTCGGCGTCTTTCCGTTACCGAACAGGAATTGGCCGATCAACTCCGCTGTTACCATTCTATCCTCAGCACGACACTGGATGGTTTCGCTATTTTGGATCAAAATGGAATCTTTCTCGATGTCAACCAAGCCTACTGCGATATGACGGGATATACTCGCGAGGAACTTCTTGGAGAGTCGCTGGCTATTGTAAAGCACCCATCTTTAAAGCCTGAACAGATACGAGAGCGGATGCAAAGTATTATAGATGCCGGACGAATGCGCTTTGAAGCGGTTGATGTCACGAAAGACGGGCGTACTATTACTGTCGAAATTAGTGCCACATATGAACCTCAACTGGGAGTTATTGCCTTTGTGCGTGATGTTACGGATCGCATGAGGGTTGAAGCAGCCCTGATTGCTGCCCGTGAAAATGCCGAAGCGGCGAATAAGGCGAAGAGCGATTTTCTGGCGAATATGTCTCACGAGATTCGTACTCCGATGAATGCCATTCTGGGGATGAGTGAATTAGCCTTGCGTGAAGCCCCCCAAGGGGTGTATCGCGAAAAACTTGGAAAAATCTACCGATCCGGCCTGCTTTTGTTGGGAATTCTGAACGATATTCTCGACTTTTCTAAAATTGAGGCGGGGATGCTGAAAATTGATCCGTATGCGTTTCATTTTTGTGCCTTGATTGACAACCTGAAAAGCCTCTACGAACATACTATTAAGGAAAAAGGGCTTCATTTTACCATAGACATTGGTGAGTCGCTTGACCAAGCGTTTATCGGTGATGAGCAGCGCTTGCGCCAAGTGTTGACGAATCTTATTGGCAATGCGTTAAAGTTCACGCATTACGGTGAAGTCCGTGTGTCCGTCCACGAGGTGCGACGCGATCAAACGACGGTATGGTTACAAATTGCTATCAGCGATACCGGAATTGGGATATCAGAAGAACAACGTGCTCGATTATTTACGGCCTTCAGTCAAGCAGATACATCGACCACGCGCGACTATGGCGGTACGGGGTTAGGGCTCATTATCAGCCAGCGTCTGGTTTGGGCGATGGAGGGGACAGATATTACTATTGTCAGTACCCCGAATGTTGGCTCGACATTTTCGTTTGTACTGCCGCTTCGCGTATGTGCGGAAACCTTTTCCCCATTGCCACCAGTGAGTAGTCCCGTCGTCATCGACTTCCCCACGTCGAAATTGAGCGGTCATGTGCTTCTGGTTGAAGATAACCAGATTAACCAAGAGGTGGCCAGTGAACAATTGCGTTTACTGGGTGTCACGTTCTCCATAGCAAATAATGGATTAGAAGCGGTTGCGATGGTTGAACGGGAACATTTTGACGCGATTTTGATGGATATTCAAATGCCAGTTATGGATGGGTACGAAGCGACACGGAACATCCGGTTGGGTCATCCCAAAATTCCGATCATTGCCCTGACGGCGGCCGCGATGATCGAGGATCGTCGAAAAGCGTTGCGCGTTGGGATGAGTGCTCATCTGAGTAAGCCAATCCATTTTGGTGAACTCTACGCATTGCTGGCGCAGTGGTTGCCACAGTCGGAAGCCAAGAAAGCTATCAACAGCACCACTCCGCCACTCTCTTTCACCTGCCAGAACACTGAATTTGCAAAGCTGAATGTTGATCGTGCCATTGCGAGGCTGGGGGGGAATACGCAGCTCCACCGCAACTTGCTTGCTGATTTTAACCGGATGTTACAGGGTACTTTTGTTCCTCAAATGCACCAGTTTCTCGTATACGGCGCTGAATTGACTGGCGCCCAACGCAATGACTTGCACACTTTTGCGCATACACTAAAAGGGGCAGCGGCGAATCTTTCCCTTGATACGCTCGCTGAGCTTGCGGCTCGTGTCGACGCTATGGCAAACAGCCAGCAAGCCATTGACGCGTGTTTGCTTGATGCGCTTTACCAAGGCATGAAGCAAATCCACCAAGACATAGATCTCTGGCTCATCTCAGGCGATCAGCGCGTCAAAAATGAAATTGACGAACGTGCTGTTGATGTGGAATATGTGACATGCGTGCTCCAAAAAATCTGTGCGCAGGCGCTTCAGGGTGAATGGATTTCGGCCGAAGAATGGGAGCCGCTTGCAAGTGCTCTACCCAACCATCTACGGCTGCAAAACTGGCCCGCGATTGAGTGTGCACTGCGTAATTTCCGGTATCAGGATGCGGCCACCTTGATCGATAAACTACTCGGGGATCTTTCGTCAGGTGGTGATACGTAG
- a CDS encoding hybrid sensor histidine kinase/response regulator, translating to MNKEKPKILIVDDMPTNVEILATALKDEYHILVATDGNTALSMAQMHIPDCILLDIIMPVMNGYEVLRRLKGNPQTNGIPVIFVTGKNDDNDEEMGLSMGAVDYIVKPFRASLVRARIKTQVRLHFQELRLSQFNEELQNRVAEEMAARSALVHEREIEQQVLIQQSKMADLGNMMGAIAHQWKQPLNIIGIAADELLESFELQELDEDRVRELHDMLVRQVQFMAQTVQDFQEFFKPSTECVAFDLTKAVCEVMELLKGQMMRSYIEVNFLQEMPVIIQGFPSEFKQVILNILNNARDALLENTPAQRTITIAVQTTDTEYRLLICDNAGGIPNHLLPNGIFEPFVSTKGKKGTGIGLSLARKIIEKMNGTITAANIDGGAEFTLTLPR from the coding sequence ATGAACAAAGAAAAACCCAAAATTCTCATTGTCGATGATATGCCGACCAATGTGGAAATTCTGGCAACGGCACTCAAAGACGAATATCATATCTTAGTCGCCACCGATGGCAATACGGCGCTATCCATGGCGCAGATGCATATTCCAGATTGTATTTTGCTGGATATAATTATGCCGGTGATGAATGGGTATGAAGTTTTACGGCGTCTAAAGGGGAATCCGCAAACAAATGGTATTCCGGTAATTTTTGTAACAGGAAAAAACGATGACAACGACGAAGAGATGGGACTGTCTATGGGGGCGGTCGACTACATTGTCAAGCCGTTTCGCGCCTCGTTAGTTCGTGCCCGTATCAAAACGCAAGTTCGTCTGCATTTTCAAGAACTCCGCTTATCGCAATTTAACGAAGAATTGCAGAACCGTGTGGCTGAAGAAATGGCGGCGCGTTCGGCTCTCGTTCATGAACGGGAAATCGAACAGCAAGTATTGATTCAGCAATCAAAAATGGCTGATTTAGGGAATATGATGGGGGCGATTGCGCATCAGTGGAAACAACCGCTGAATATTATAGGCATCGCAGCGGATGAGCTTTTAGAGAGTTTTGAGCTGCAAGAGCTTGACGAAGATCGGGTGCGCGAACTACACGATATGCTTGTCCGTCAGGTGCAGTTTATGGCGCAAACGGTGCAAGACTTTCAGGAGTTTTTTAAACCTTCAACCGAATGTGTGGCGTTCGATCTTACCAAAGCGGTGTGCGAGGTGATGGAGTTGCTTAAAGGGCAAATGATGCGATCGTACATAGAAGTAAACTTTTTACAGGAGATGCCTGTTATCATTCAAGGGTTTCCCAGTGAGTTTAAGCAGGTCATCCTAAATATACTCAATAATGCACGCGATGCCTTGCTTGAAAATACTCCTGCGCAACGCACGATTACAATAGCGGTACAGACAACAGATACAGAATATCGGCTGCTTATTTGCGATAATGCCGGAGGCATTCCGAATCACTTGCTGCCAAACGGGATATTTGAGCCGTTTGTGTCGACCAAAGGAAAAAAGGGAACTGGTATCGGTCTTTCCTTGGCGCGCAAAATCATTGAAAAGATGAACGGTACGATTACAGCAGCCAATATTGATGGAGGCGCGGAATTTACACTTACCCTGCCGCGCTAA
- a CDS encoding PAS domain-containing hybrid sensor histidine kinase/response regulator, protein MDIFDDEMTSDELYRLAITATGLGVWEWNVQDDAITWDRNCWDMLGYSCFSHVMHYSDWKTMIHPDDVPHVEAEVQRQLLCGADFTVEFRYQTSEARWLWVQGQGKVVSRDAAGQPLRVVGTHANIQKRKEAELALHETNDQLQAALQRANELAIAAEAANTAKSEFLSNMSHEIRTPMNAILGLSELALREAPAGKCREQLGKIYHSGLALLGILNDILDLSKIEAGELTLDPRPFSLRALLEQLQGLFAPMAHEKALHLAFEVDTHLDSSYIGDDMRLRQVLSNLISNAIKFTSHGEVRVHVHCLRIDQNIRWISFAIHDSGIGISATQQTRLFKAFSQADTSTTREYGGTGLGLIISQRLVWAMGGSDIRIRSELNKGSTFYFDVPLLFCTKETLRQGMAHTKVTLEKHQRLSGHVLLAEDNPINQEVSREQLRRMGIRVTIVNNGAEAVAAHSLGSFDAILMDIQMPVMDGYEATRRIREVDTAIPILALTAAALVEDRQKTVEAGMNAHLGKPVHAAELYATLAQWLPLASLAADNEKKVDESH, encoded by the coding sequence ATGGATATTTTTGACGACGAAATGACCAGCGATGAGCTGTACCGCCTTGCTATTACCGCTACCGGCTTAGGGGTGTGGGAATGGAATGTGCAAGACGATGCCATAACGTGGGATCGTAATTGCTGGGACATGCTTGGCTATTCGTGTTTCAGTCACGTGATGCATTATAGTGACTGGAAAACGATGATCCATCCAGATGACGTACCTCATGTTGAAGCTGAAGTTCAGCGGCAGCTCTTGTGTGGTGCCGACTTTACCGTTGAATTTCGGTACCAGACGTCGGAAGCGCGTTGGTTGTGGGTGCAAGGACAAGGAAAAGTTGTGTCGCGTGATGCCGCCGGCCAACCATTGCGCGTGGTTGGTACCCATGCCAATATCCAAAAACGTAAAGAAGCGGAGCTGGCTCTTCACGAAACGAATGATCAATTACAAGCAGCACTGCAACGGGCAAATGAACTGGCGATCGCTGCTGAGGCGGCGAATACAGCGAAAAGTGAATTTTTATCCAATATGAGTCACGAAATCCGTACGCCGATGAACGCTATTCTTGGTTTAAGTGAACTGGCATTGCGCGAGGCTCCCGCCGGAAAATGTCGCGAACAATTGGGAAAAATCTACCACTCTGGCCTCGCCCTACTGGGTATCCTGAATGATATTCTTGATTTGTCAAAAATTGAAGCGGGAGAACTCACGCTTGATCCACGCCCCTTTTCTTTACGTGCGCTACTGGAGCAGTTGCAAGGGCTTTTTGCGCCAATGGCACATGAGAAAGCACTCCATTTGGCGTTCGAGGTTGATACACATCTTGACTCCTCATATATCGGCGACGATATGCGGTTGCGCCAAGTGCTCAGTAACCTGATAAGCAACGCCATTAAATTCACTTCCCATGGAGAGGTGCGCGTTCACGTTCATTGTTTGCGGATTGATCAAAATATACGCTGGATTTCTTTTGCGATTCACGACAGCGGTATTGGTATTTCGGCAACGCAACAAACGCGCCTTTTTAAAGCATTCAGTCAAGCTGACACTTCAACCACTCGCGAATATGGCGGAACAGGGCTGGGGTTGATTATCAGTCAGCGCTTGGTCTGGGCGATGGGTGGAAGCGATATCCGCATCCGAAGTGAGTTAAATAAGGGATCGACGTTTTATTTTGATGTGCCACTGCTATTTTGTACCAAGGAGACGTTGCGGCAAGGCATGGCTCACACGAAGGTAACTCTCGAAAAACACCAACGGTTATCCGGTCATGTATTATTGGCTGAAGATAATCCCATCAACCAAGAGGTTTCGCGCGAACAACTGCGCCGGATGGGGATTCGTGTTACAATCGTGAACAATGGTGCGGAGGCGGTGGCTGCCCATTCTTTGGGGAGTTTTGATGCCATTTTGATGGATATTCAAATGCCAGTTATGGATGGTTACGAGGCAACACGGCGCATTCGCGAGGTAGATACTGCAATCCCGATTCTTGCGCTTACTGCCGCAGCTCTGGTTGAAGATCGTCAAAAAACAGTAGAAGCTGGTATGAATGCTCATCTTGGTAAACCGGTTCATGCGGCGGAGTTATACGCTACACTGGCTCAGTGGTTACCGTTAGCATCGCTTGCCGCTGATAATGAAAAGAAAGTTGATGAGTCACATTAA